The genomic interval TTTAACAGACGTTCCAACGGAAAATTCTTTGAGAGACGATGAAATTTTGTTTTCGGAAACGAATAGTCGGTTTATTGTAACGGTTTCGCCTAACAAGAAAGCTGATTTTGAACGAATATTAAAAGGAAACGTCTTTGCTCAAATTGGCAAGGTGAGGGCGGATGATAATTTTAAAGTTATCGGAAAAGATAAAAAATTTGTTATAAATGTTAACATTTATGATTTAAAAGAAGTTTGGCAAAAGCCGCTTCGTTGGTAGTTAGTAAATGGCGAATAGAGTATGGAATATGGCGGATGGAGCGTGGGAACTGAATGGTGAATAAACCTAAAGTATGCGTGCTTTTAGCAGCGGGGATAAATAGGGATTATGATGCGAAACATGCTTTTGAAAAAGCGGGTGCCCAGGTTGAAAGGGTGCACGTTAACACCCTTGCTTCCCGTGAAAAAATACTAAAAGAATATCAAATTTTAATGCTTCCCGGCGGTTTTTCTTTTGGTGATGATATTGCTTCTGGGAAAGTTTTAGCAAATAAATTAAAATATAAAGTGCTTGATCAGATACTTGAGTTTATATCTGACAGGAAGTTAATTTTTGGTGTATGTAACGGGTTCCAAGTGATGGTTAAACTTGGGCTTCTCCCAGGATTTAATGATGATTACAAAACCCAGTTGACGACGCTTACTTTCAATGATTCAGGTAAGTTTGAGGATCGTTGGGTGCATTTGAAAGTTAATTCAAATTCAAATTGTATTTTTACCAAAGGGATTAATGAACTTCTCTACGTGCCGGTATGTCATGGAGAAGGCAAGTTTGTCGTTGAAGACAAAGAAGTTTTAAAAAAGATATCTTTAAATAAGCAAGTTGTTGTTCAATATGTAGATACGGAGGGCAGTTTTGCGGGCTATCCTTTTAATCCCAATGGCTCCGTTAATAATATTGCCGGCATTTGCGATGAGACGGGCAGGGTATTTGGGATGATGCCGCATCCCGAAGATTTTATTCGAAAAACACATCACCCCGGCTGGACGCGGGAAAATGTACTCGAAAGTGGTTCGGGTTTGAAGTTTTTTATAAACGCTGTTGGATATGCTCGAGAAAACCTTTCATCTTTATGATAAAAAAGAGGATGTGAAAAAGAGGATTGGATAAAAAATGTTCTGGTGGATGTAAATTTGATTGTTTTACCCCCGACCGTTTTGAGGAAGCTTGCGGAGTTTTTGGAATTTACGCGCCTGAAACAGATGTGGCCAGACTCACTTATTTTGGATTGTATGCTTTACAGCACAGAGGCCAAGAGAGTGCGGGCATTGCTGTCTCTGATGGCACCAATGTGCTGGTTTTTAAAGATATGGGACTGGTTCCCCAAGTTTTCAATGAACAAATTTTATCTACTCTCACAGGTAAAATTGCCATAGGACATACCAGGTATTCAACAACGGGCTCTAACCGTTGGGAAAACGCCCAACCCATTCATAAAACATATCATGATGGGACACTTGCCTTAGCTCATAATGGCAATCTTGTTAATTCGAGAGAACTAAGAAAGATGCTTACTTCAAACGGTAACAAATTTAGGTCAACGAGTGATAGCGAAATCATTGCAGGATTGATTGCTAATTTTTCTAAGGAGAGCATAGAAGATGGCATTAAGAAAACTATGGAGTTGCTTAAAGGAGGGTACTCCGTAACCGTTGTCACTGAGGATAAATTGATAGGGTTTAGGGATCCTTATGGAATTAGGCCGCTTTCATTAGGAAAACTTGAGGGAAATTACGTTATATCTTCTGAAACATGTGGTTTCGATATTGTCGGGGCTGAATTTTTAAGGGATATTGAGCCGGGAGAAATAGTCGTAATAGATGAAGAAGGTCTTCATTCGGAAAAAATTATTTCTAAAACACATCCTTCTCTATGTATTTTTGAGTTTGTATATTTTGCGAGGCCAGATAGCTTACTTTATGGAAAACTTCTTCATAATGCTCGTAATGAGATGGGAAAAAAATTGGCAAAAGAGTGCCCGGCCGAGGCCGATCTCGTTATTCCTGTTCCGGACTCAGGAATCTCAGCGGCGGTGGGTTACGCTCAAAGTTCAGGAATTCCTTTTGGAGAAGGGATGATAAAGAATCGCTATGTGGGAAGAACTTTTATCCAACCGGCTCAAAGTAGCAGGCAAATTGGTGTCAAAATGAAGCTTAACCCTCTTAAAGAAATTATAAAGGGCAAGCGCCTGGTTGT from Candidatus Oleimmundimicrobium sp. carries:
- the purF gene encoding amidophosphoribosyltransferase is translated as MDKKCSGGCKFDCFTPDRFEEACGVFGIYAPETDVARLTYFGLYALQHRGQESAGIAVSDGTNVLVFKDMGLVPQVFNEQILSTLTGKIAIGHTRYSTTGSNRWENAQPIHKTYHDGTLALAHNGNLVNSRELRKMLTSNGNKFRSTSDSEIIAGLIANFSKESIEDGIKKTMELLKGGYSVTVVTEDKLIGFRDPYGIRPLSLGKLEGNYVISSETCGFDIVGAEFLRDIEPGEIVVIDEEGLHSEKIISKTHPSLCIFEFVYFARPDSLLYGKLLHNARNEMGKKLAKECPAEADLVIPVPDSGISAAVGYAQSSGIPFGEGMIKNRYVGRTFIQPAQSSRQIGVKMKLNPLKEIIKGKRLVVVDDSIVRGTTSKQIVSMLRDAGAKEIHMRISSPPIEWPCFYGIDTAKRNELVAFSKSVDEIKDFVGADTLGYLSLEGLVSSTGKPRDLFCTACFDGIYPIEIPEEYKLNKQMLETPVKYK
- the purQ gene encoding phosphoribosylformylglycinamidine synthase I, which translates into the protein MVNKPKVCVLLAAGINRDYDAKHAFEKAGAQVERVHVNTLASREKILKEYQILMLPGGFSFGDDIASGKVLANKLKYKVLDQILEFISDRKLIFGVCNGFQVMVKLGLLPGFNDDYKTQLTTLTFNDSGKFEDRWVHLKVNSNSNCIFTKGINELLYVPVCHGEGKFVVEDKEVLKKISLNKQVVVQYVDTEGSFAGYPFNPNGSVNNIAGICDETGRVFGMMPHPEDFIRKTHHPGWTRENVLESGSGLKFFINAVGYARENLSSL